A segment of the Leptolyngbya sp. NIES-3755 genome:
GTTAGGAATCTCTTTCGCCTACAATCAAATAAAGCCTTAGATGGTAAACAGACTATGCCTGAGATTGTCGAGATTCCGATCGAACTCACTCGCTTCCAACTTCCCGAAGCGGTTGAAGCTCGTTTGCAATTTTTACTCGATCGACAAGATGAAGGGCACTTATTATCTCAAGCCGAACGGCAAGAGGCAGAAGGACTGATTGAATTGGCAGAATTTTTATCTTTACTGCGTTTGCGATCGATACAGGTGATGAAGCGATAACGATGCTGGCAATTTGGGCAGAGGAAGGATTGCTGGGTCGTCCGCCATCGTAATTTTCAGAATCTGATCGCGATTGAACACAGATTGCGCTTCGCAATCCGTGAAGGCGGTCGTACGGTTGGTGCAGGCGTGGTCTCAAAGATCCTTAAGTAGAAGCAACTAGCTAGGTGCCGTGAAAGCCCCAAGTAGATTTTTCTGCTTAGGAGCTTCCTTTACATGGGACAAGTAATCTTTCCATCGAACGTTTCATCTGCTATTCGTATACGGATTTAACCCAACGTCACTTCTTACTGGTTACAATTAGTACGCTGAAAAAAAATCAGACTATGGAAACAAGCTTGTTATGTGTGCCCAGACTTGATGACGCTGAGAAAGAGCAGGTTAGAAAAATAATCTCAGCCCTCTCTGAAGGTAAGGTTTCAATTGAAGGAACTGCAATTATGCCTGCTCAAACCCAACTCTTAATTGGTATCCTTGAATGTACGTTGAAAGCTAAGCTAAAAATTGTTTCGGAAGGGAAAGCTCGCGAACTGGCGGGTAGTCGCCAGAAAACTGAACGACCTGGAGAGGTGGCTGCCATTCGCTTTAATGGACATCTCCGGTTTGTTTCAAACCGAACTGATGTTGCCATACAAGTTGCAGAGGACCTGGAAGACAGAGTTGCTTTCGATAACGACAATAGAGTTTCGTGGAGCTGGGGAAAAGCTATTCAAGTTCTTGAGGAAATGAAAAAGTTGCACAGAGACGCTTGGTTTGATCGTGATGAGGGTGGTGGCATCTATCTCAAAGAGGCTAGAGACTGGAAAGCAGCAATCGAACGTGTTGAAGAATGGCTTGAAGATTAGGTTATCGTCATTTTCTGTTAGTCAATTCATCTTTTCATTTTGGTCCGGGTGCATACTATCCAACTCGCGTTAAGGCAAGGTTTTTGCCCAATCTCTCGCTGCCTCAGGAGAATAGAACACTCTTCGCCCTTTCTTCGCCCAGTCTCTCACAATGTCCTCCACCTTGTATTTCTGACCATACTCCTCAGCGGCAGCGCAATACTTTTCGATCGAGTCACGATCCATACCCTGCTGTATGGACTCTTCAACAAGCGCTAGAACTCTTGCACGGTCGAATTTTTGCTGTAAATTCATCAGTAACTCCAGCTATACATTTGATGAGTT
Coding sequences within it:
- a CDS encoding unknown protein (similar to AA sequence:cyanobase_aa:gsr2619) codes for the protein MPEIVEIPIELTRFQLPEAVEARLQFLLDRQDEGHLLSQAERQEAEGLIELAEFLSLLRLRSIQVMKR